From Spirosoma aerolatum, one genomic window encodes:
- the lpdA gene encoding dihydrolipoyl dehydrogenase, producing MEYDVIMIGSGPGGYTGAIRCAQLGLKTAIIEKYPALGGTCLNVGCIPSKALLDSTEHYYNAAHTFAEHGIKLEHLQVDLAQMIARKASVVDQTTKGITYLMKKNKIDEYHGVGSFVDPHTIKITKTDGSEQTISGKNIIIATGSKPSSFPSMPIDKKRVITSTEALSLKEIPKHLIVIGAGVIGAELGSVYARIGAKVSFVEFFDSMIPTMDKTMGKELQKVIKKLGADFYFSHKVTKVENKGDEVVVSMDTPKGEQTTLTGDYCLVSVGRRPYTEGLNLEAAGLKTDERGRIEVDEHLRTSVPHIYALGDVIRGAMLAHKAEEEGTFIAETIVGQKPHIHYRLIPGVVYTWPEVASVGYTEEEVKKEGIPYKVGSFPFKALGRARASMDVDGLVKVLAHKDTDEILGVHMIGARAADMIAEAVTAMEFRASAEDVSRMSHAHPTYTEAFKEACLAATDNRAINI from the coding sequence ATGGAATACGATGTTATTATGATCGGTTCGGGGCCTGGTGGGTATACCGGCGCCATTCGTTGTGCACAACTGGGGCTGAAAACTGCCATTATCGAAAAATACCCTGCACTGGGCGGTACCTGCCTGAATGTTGGCTGCATTCCTTCGAAGGCACTACTCGATTCGACGGAGCATTATTATAATGCTGCTCACACCTTTGCCGAGCATGGCATCAAGCTGGAACACTTACAGGTCGATCTGGCCCAGATGATTGCCCGTAAAGCTAGTGTAGTCGATCAGACGACCAAGGGTATCACCTATCTGATGAAGAAAAATAAAATCGACGAGTATCATGGCGTCGGTTCATTTGTTGATCCTCATACCATTAAAATTACCAAAACCGATGGGTCTGAACAGACCATTAGCGGGAAGAATATAATTATCGCGACCGGATCAAAACCATCCTCGTTTCCGTCGATGCCGATCGACAAAAAAAGAGTGATTACGTCGACCGAGGCACTTTCTCTCAAAGAAATTCCTAAACACCTCATCGTGATTGGCGCAGGCGTTATCGGGGCCGAGTTGGGTTCGGTTTATGCTCGTATTGGGGCAAAGGTTTCATTCGTTGAATTCTTCGACTCGATGATTCCAACCATGGATAAAACGATGGGTAAGGAGTTACAGAAGGTCATTAAAAAACTGGGTGCTGATTTTTACTTCAGCCACAAAGTCACAAAAGTTGAAAACAAAGGTGATGAAGTAGTGGTGAGTATGGATACGCCCAAAGGTGAACAAACGACCCTTACCGGCGACTATTGTCTGGTATCGGTAGGGCGTCGCCCATACACTGAAGGGCTGAATCTGGAAGCGGCTGGCCTGAAAACGGATGAGCGTGGTCGGATTGAGGTCGACGAACACCTACGTACAAGCGTTCCGCACATTTATGCACTGGGCGACGTGATTCGTGGGGCTATGCTAGCGCACAAAGCAGAAGAAGAAGGTACATTCATTGCCGAGACCATTGTTGGCCAGAAGCCGCATATTCATTATCGACTGATTCCGGGTGTTGTGTATACATGGCCCGAGGTGGCTTCGGTAGGCTATACCGAAGAAGAAGTGAAGAAAGAAGGTATTCCGTATAAAGTGGGTTCGTTTCCATTTAAAGCTTTGGGGCGTGCGCGGGCCAGTATGGATGTTGATGGGCTGGTAAAAGTGCTCGCCCATAAAGACACCGACGAAATTCTGGGCGTCCATATGATTGGCGCTCGTGCGGCCGATATGATTGCGGAAGCTGTTACAGCGATGGAATTCCGGGCATCGGCCGAGGATGTGTCACGTATGTCGCATGCTCACCCAACCTATACCGAAGCGTTTAAGGAAGCCTGTCTGGCGGCTACGGATAATCGGGCTATTAATATTTAA